A single Blattabacterium sp. (Mastotermes darwiniensis) str. MADAR DNA region contains:
- a CDS encoding nucleotide exchange factor GrpE, translated as MNTNEKKDESPSISDLSDMDKTSCKKDDPLKKEVEILKEKLEKEKDKFLRVFAEFENYKKRIQKERLDFFRIIHQQIIIDLIPILDDFERGLKELKKSKDEILIQGVSLIQEKLIKILKEKGLNKIQIKKGDDFNTDFHEAITQIPAITEDLKGKVIEIVEAGYILKEKVIRHAKVITGK; from the coding sequence ATGAATACCAATGAAAAAAAGGACGAAAGTCCATCTATTAGTGATCTATCGGATATGGATAAAACCTCTTGTAAAAAAGATGATCCATTAAAAAAAGAAGTAGAAATTCTTAAAGAAAAATTAGAAAAAGAAAAAGATAAATTCTTGCGTGTTTTTGCAGAATTTGAAAACTATAAAAAACGTATTCAAAAAGAAAGATTGGATTTCTTTAGAATTATTCATCAACAAATTATCATAGATTTAATTCCGATTTTAGATGATTTCGAGAGAGGACTTAAAGAATTGAAAAAATCCAAAGATGAAATTCTCATTCAAGGAGTATCCCTCATACAGGAAAAACTTATCAAAATTTTAAAAGAAAAAGGGTTGAATAAAATTCAAATAAAAAAAGGAGATGATTTTAATACAGATTTCCATGAGGCAATTACACAAATACCAGCTATTACAGAAGATTTAAAAGGGAAAGTAATAGAAATTGTAGAAGCTGGATATATCCTTAAGGAAAAAGTTATACGACATGCTAAAGTCATTACTGGAAAATAA
- the trpS gene encoding tryptophan--tRNA ligase, which produces MKRILTGIQSTGTPHLGNILGVMIPSIDLSNQNSKFSSFIFVADLHSLTKIKDFDVIRNNTYQIAAAWLAFGLNTEKSIFYRQSDVSEVTELAWYLNCFFPFQRLTLAHSFKKKRENHEKINVGLFTYPILMAADILLYNAEIIPVGKDQLQHVEIARYIANRFNQRIGKKIFVSPESFIQQEAMSIIGTDGEKMSKSKKNCIDIFSSDEILRKQIMNIHTDNKSLKEKKNPDKDSIMSLYKLLAPIDRVEEMRKKYIEGGYGYLDAKIALYECIIKKFSVERKNFFSLIKKKSLLDRILSSGAQKAKYIAKDRLNKIRKNLKLNPSS; this is translated from the coding sequence ATGAAAAGAATTTTAACAGGAATTCAAAGTACAGGAACTCCTCATTTAGGAAATATTTTAGGAGTGATGATTCCATCTATAGATCTATCTAATCAAAATTCAAAATTTTCTTCATTTATATTTGTAGCAGATTTACATTCACTAACAAAGATAAAGGATTTTGATGTTATACGTAATAATACTTATCAAATTGCGGCGGCATGGTTAGCTTTTGGTTTGAATACAGAAAAAAGCATATTTTATAGACAATCGGATGTTTCGGAAGTTACTGAATTAGCTTGGTATCTTAATTGTTTTTTTCCATTTCAAAGATTAACATTAGCTCATTCTTTTAAAAAAAAAAGGGAGAATCATGAGAAGATTAATGTAGGATTATTTACTTATCCTATTCTAATGGCAGCTGATATCTTACTTTATAATGCAGAAATAATTCCAGTAGGAAAAGATCAGTTACAACATGTAGAAATAGCACGATATATAGCCAATCGTTTTAATCAAAGAATAGGGAAAAAAATATTCGTATCACCTGAGTCTTTCATACAACAAGAGGCTATGTCCATTATAGGTACAGATGGAGAAAAAATGAGTAAATCCAAAAAGAATTGTATCGATATATTTTCTTCAGACGAAATACTAAGAAAACAAATTATGAATATTCATACAGATAATAAATCTTTAAAAGAAAAAAAGAATCCGGATAAAGATTCTATAATGTCCTTATATAAATTGCTAGCTCCCATAGATAGAGTAGAAGAAATGAGAAAAAAATATATAGAGGGGGGATATGGATATTTAGATGCTAAAATAGCGTTATATGAGTGTATTATTAAAAAATTTTCAGTGGAAAGAAAAAATTTTTTTTCTTTGATAAAGAAGAAGTCTTTATTAGATCGTATTCTTTCTTCAGGTGCTCAAAAAGCAAAATATATTGCCAAGGATAGATTAAATAAAATTAGAAAAAATTTGAAGTTGAATCCTTCATCCTAA
- the atpG gene encoding ATP synthase F1 subunit gamma, whose translation MSNIKEIKRKILSISSVIKTTEAMKTISFIKLRKSKKLLSHINKYSSSIEQLFQHIIGDKENLNKNRYFFSYKYNKKNKLFIVITSDRGLCGSFNSLIFDKICKIIQKEETCLFFSIGKKGLDFLSRRYAAMYEYNKNKSFDYKGISIFVKKLIEDFLSQKISSIYLIYNRIKRSLFQEIIVEKILPIDIQIKEKTSKYNYFILETSKKEILDHLIPKLMSVKLFKSLLESHTSEHAARMISMHKSTENAYAIQHNLMLNYNKERQTTITKEILEIIGGLEALNK comes from the coding sequence ATGTCCAATATTAAAGAAATAAAGAGAAAAATTTTATCCATTTCTTCCGTGATAAAGACTACGGAAGCCATGAAAACAATCTCTTTTATAAAATTACGAAAATCAAAAAAATTACTTTCTCATATAAATAAATATTCAAGTTCTATAGAACAATTGTTCCAACATATTATAGGAGATAAAGAAAATTTAAACAAGAATAGATATTTCTTTTCATACAAATACAACAAAAAGAATAAATTGTTTATTGTCATCACTTCTGATCGTGGATTATGTGGATCTTTTAATTCCTTAATTTTTGATAAAATTTGTAAAATAATTCAAAAAGAGGAAACATGTCTTTTTTTTTCTATTGGAAAAAAAGGTTTGGATTTTTTATCCAGAAGATATGCTGCTATGTATGAGTATAATAAGAATAAAAGTTTCGACTATAAGGGAATATCTATTTTTGTAAAAAAATTAATTGAAGATTTTTTATCCCAGAAGATTTCTTCTATATATTTGATATATAATCGTATAAAAAGATCTTTATTTCAAGAAATAATTGTAGAAAAAATTCTTCCAATTGATATTCAAATTAAAGAAAAAACATCCAAATATAACTATTTCATTTTAGAAACATCCAAAAAAGAAATTTTAGATCATCTTATTCCAAAACTTATGAGTGTTAAACTATTCAAAAGTTTACTGGAATCACATACTTCAGAACATGCTGCACGTATGATTTCTATGCATAAATCTACAGAAAATGCTTATGCCATTCAACATAATCTTATGTTGAATTATAACAAGGAAAGACAAACCACCATTACTAAGGAAATACTTGAAATCATTGGGGGATTGGAAGCTTTAAATAAATAA
- the atpA gene encoding F0F1 ATP synthase subunit alpha produces MSDLKYSEISSILKKQLSDFKYESKLSEYGIIVQIGDGIVQSFGLNSAFCGEMVEFPNGKKGIVLNLEEDYVSIVLLSSSKDIKEGDRVTRTGKIFSIKVGEGMLGRIIDPLGTPIDGKGPIEGKLFEMPLERKAPGVIYREPVKEPLQTGIKFIDSMIPIGRGQRELIIGDRQTGKTTIAIDTIINQKHFFETDNPVYCIYVAIGQKGSTIARITKILEENGAIPYTIVVASSSSDPASIQVFSPFSGTAIGEYFRDTGRSSLVVYDDLSKQAVSYREISLLLRRSPGREAYPGDVFYLHSRLLERSAKIIRDQEIAEKMNDIPESIKNNIKGGGSLTAIPIIETQSGDVSAYIPTNVISITDGQIFLEKDLFLSGIRPAINESISVSRVGGSAQIESMRKISGSLKIDQAQFRELESFSKFGSELDPTTIKIIQKGKRNIEILKQKPHNPYNIYDQIAIIYAGTKNLLKDIPIENVSSFEKEFIFYLNEKHKSLLNSLKNGILDKKSALILENVAMKLSQKYLSSS; encoded by the coding sequence ATGTCCGATTTAAAATATTCTGAAATATCATCTATATTAAAAAAACAATTGTCTGATTTTAAATATGAATCCAAATTATCTGAATACGGAATTATTGTCCAAATAGGAGATGGGATAGTTCAATCTTTTGGACTTAATTCTGCTTTTTGTGGAGAAATGGTAGAATTTCCTAATGGAAAAAAAGGGATCGTATTGAATCTGGAAGAAGATTATGTGAGTATTGTATTACTTAGTTCCTCAAAAGATATAAAAGAAGGAGATAGAGTAACACGCACAGGAAAGATTTTTTCCATAAAAGTTGGAGAAGGAATGTTAGGACGTATAATAGATCCTTTAGGAACTCCTATTGATGGAAAGGGACCTATAGAAGGAAAACTATTTGAAATGCCATTAGAAAGAAAAGCACCAGGCGTTATTTATAGAGAACCTGTAAAAGAACCTCTTCAAACAGGTATAAAATTTATAGATTCTATGATCCCTATAGGAAGAGGACAAAGAGAACTGATTATTGGAGATAGACAAACTGGAAAAACAACCATAGCCATTGATACCATTATTAATCAAAAACATTTTTTTGAAACGGATAATCCCGTTTATTGTATTTATGTAGCTATAGGACAAAAAGGATCTACAATAGCTAGAATAACGAAAATTCTAGAGGAAAATGGGGCAATTCCTTATACTATTGTAGTAGCTTCTAGCTCTTCGGATCCTGCATCTATACAGGTTTTTTCTCCATTTTCTGGAACCGCTATAGGAGAATATTTTCGTGATACGGGTCGTTCTTCTTTAGTAGTTTATGATGATCTTTCAAAGCAAGCTGTATCCTATAGAGAAATATCCTTATTATTACGACGTTCCCCTGGAAGAGAAGCCTATCCAGGAGATGTTTTCTATTTACATTCTCGTTTGTTGGAACGTTCAGCTAAAATAATCAGAGATCAAGAAATAGCTGAAAAAATGAACGATATTCCAGAATCCATCAAAAATAATATAAAAGGTGGAGGTTCTCTAACCGCTATTCCTATTATTGAAACCCAATCTGGAGATGTATCTGCTTATATTCCCACCAATGTTATTTCTATAACAGATGGACAGATTTTTTTAGAAAAAGACCTATTTCTTTCTGGAATACGTCCGGCAATTAATGAAAGTATTTCTGTTTCCAGAGTAGGAGGATCTGCTCAAATTGAATCTATGAGAAAAATATCTGGATCTCTAAAAATAGATCAAGCTCAATTCAGAGAATTGGAATCTTTTTCTAAATTTGGTTCTGAATTAGATCCTACAACTATTAAAATTATACAAAAAGGAAAAAGAAATATAGAGATTTTAAAACAAAAACCTCATAATCCATACAATATTTACGATCAAATCGCTATTATTTATGCTGGGACTAAAAATCTTTTGAAAGATATACCGATTGAAAATGTTTCTTCTTTTGAAAAAGAGTTCATTTTTTATTTAAATGAAAAACACAAAAGTTTATTGAATTCTTTAAAAAATGGAATTTTAGATAAAAAATCAGCTTTAATATTAGAAAATGTTGCCATGAAATTAAGTCAAAAATATTTGTCCTCCTCTTGA
- the atpH gene encoding ATP synthase F1 subunit delta: MFSEKRVIQHYAMVLFEFSEKNHNRDSIPQKIRRISLLLSKNLELNKVFDTCLLSDENKIQIVEKIFYSFDIFIFHFIKLLITKKRGILLRKILLEYQEIYNRKSFLRCILTSAYPLSIDLQKIVVQKIISSKSKKYKIFNKIDKSIIGGFLLRTGYKEWDLSIKGQLFNIQKKLKNSI, translated from the coding sequence ATGTTTTCGGAAAAAAGAGTAATTCAACATTATGCTATGGTTCTTTTTGAGTTTTCCGAGAAAAACCATAATAGAGATTCTATTCCCCAAAAAATAAGAAGAATATCTTTGTTGTTGTCTAAAAATTTAGAGTTAAATAAAGTTTTTGATACCTGTTTGTTAAGTGATGAAAATAAAATACAAATTGTAGAAAAAATTTTCTATTCTTTTGATATTTTTATTTTTCATTTTATCAAACTTTTGATTACCAAAAAGAGGGGAATTCTTCTAAGAAAAATTCTTTTAGAATATCAAGAAATATATAATAGAAAAAGTTTTTTGAGATGCATTCTTACTTCAGCTTATCCTTTAAGTATAGATCTTCAAAAGATTGTGGTACAAAAAATAATTTCTTCAAAATCAAAAAAGTATAAAATTTTTAATAAAATCGATAAATCAATTATTGGAGGTTTTTTGCTGAGGACAGGATATAAAGAATGGGATTTAAGTATCAAGGGTCAATTATTTAATATTCAAAAAAAATTGAAAAATTCAATATAA
- the atpF gene encoding F0F1 ATP synthase subunit B, giving the protein MDLVTPSIGLIVWQTIIFLILMFFLTKYAWKPIIKFIDKREEKIRISIEKADQVQRKLDSVENEKNKILKDARIKRDMILKEAIQIKENIKHKSMEEGFLEKKKILEETKKIIQIERKTAIQDLKNQIGDISIKIAEKILMKEFDKHPKMDKQEKFIKELLNNKFH; this is encoded by the coding sequence ATGGATTTGGTAACTCCTTCTATTGGATTAATTGTTTGGCAAACCATAATATTTTTGATATTGATGTTTTTTCTTACAAAATATGCTTGGAAACCAATAATAAAATTTATTGATAAAAGGGAAGAAAAAATTCGTATTTCTATAGAAAAAGCAGATCAAGTTCAAAGAAAATTAGATTCTGTAGAGAATGAAAAAAATAAAATTTTGAAAGATGCTCGTATAAAAAGAGATATGATTCTAAAAGAAGCTATTCAAATTAAAGAAAATATTAAACATAAATCCATGGAAGAAGGTTTTTTAGAAAAAAAGAAGATTTTAGAAGAAACGAAAAAAATTATACAAATAGAAAGAAAAACAGCTATTCAAGATTTGAAGAATCAAATAGGAGATATTTCTATAAAAATTGCCGAAAAAATATTAATGAAAGAATTTGATAAACATCCAAAAATGGATAAACAAGAAAAATTCATAAAGGAATTACTAAATAATAAGTTTCACTAA
- the atpE gene encoding ATP synthase F0 subunit C: protein MDIDLTYSGIAALGAGFAVIGAGLGIGKIGSSAMEAIARQPEASGKIQNSMIIAAALIEGAALFGIVTALLTVFK, encoded by the coding sequence ATGGATATAGATTTGACTTATTCAGGAATAGCAGCTTTAGGTGCTGGATTCGCAGTAATAGGAGCAGGGTTAGGAATTGGGAAGATTGGGAGTTCAGCTATGGAAGCTATTGCTAGACAACCTGAAGCTTCAGGAAAAATACAAAATTCCATGATTATTGCTGCAGCCCTTATTGAAGGAGCGGCTCTTTTTGGAATAGTAACTGCTTTATTAACGGTTTTTAAATAA
- the atpB gene encoding F0F1 ATP synthase subunit A, with protein sequence MTLNKLVIFYLFFSIIHVNLFAKEKKNIDVAKTIIEHVSDSHDWDIVGNIKLSLPIFLWNDGLEVFLSSQFYYGKVARGKYGYYKMFQEKIYQTDSIGHLYMNSKGIPKNDKPWDFSITKNVVSLWISFLLLCLIFSKMAQKYENNQIKWNLGILLEFLILFIRNEIVVPNIGKKKYKIYFPFLLTVFFFILINNLIGIIPGFPNVTGNISITLVLAAITFIIALIQANKSYWKHTFWMPNVPIGIKLLLAPIELVSILIRPLTLCIRLFANISSGHIVILSFICLIFIFKSFFIASFSIIFGFFIYLLEIMVAFLQSFIFTTLSSLLIGISVKNYENYE encoded by the coding sequence ATGACTTTAAATAAATTAGTAATATTTTATTTATTTTTTAGCATTATTCATGTGAATCTTTTCGCAAAAGAAAAGAAAAATATTGATGTAGCTAAAACCATTATTGAACATGTCAGCGATTCCCATGATTGGGATATAGTTGGAAATATAAAATTATCTTTGCCTATATTCTTGTGGAATGATGGATTGGAAGTTTTTCTTTCTTCTCAATTTTACTATGGAAAAGTAGCAAGAGGAAAATATGGATATTATAAAATGTTTCAAGAAAAAATATATCAAACCGATTCTATCGGTCATTTATATATGAATTCAAAAGGGATTCCAAAAAATGATAAACCTTGGGATTTTTCTATTACAAAAAATGTAGTATCTCTTTGGATCTCCTTTTTGTTATTGTGTTTGATTTTCAGTAAAATGGCACAAAAATATGAAAATAATCAGATTAAATGGAATTTAGGAATTCTTTTAGAGTTCTTAATTCTATTTATTCGTAATGAAATTGTTGTTCCAAATATTGGGAAAAAAAAATATAAAATCTATTTTCCTTTTTTGTTGACTGTATTTTTTTTCATATTAATTAACAATTTGATAGGAATAATTCCAGGATTTCCAAATGTTACAGGAAATATAAGTATTACGTTAGTTTTAGCAGCCATTACTTTTATAATAGCCCTGATTCAGGCTAATAAAAGTTATTGGAAACATACTTTTTGGATGCCAAATGTTCCTATAGGTATAAAGTTATTACTAGCTCCAATAGAATTAGTTAGTATTTTAATTCGTCCGTTAACTTTATGTATTCGTTTGTTTGCTAATATTTCTTCTGGTCACATTGTAATTTTAAGTTTTATTTGTCTTATTTTTATTTTTAAAAGTTTTTTTATTGCTAGTTTTTCTATTATATTCGGTTTTTTTATTTATCTGTTAGAAATTATGGTAGCTTTTTTGCAATCCTTTATTTTTACCACTTTATCTTCTTTACTTATAGGAATTTCCGTAAAAAATTATGAAAATTATGAATGA
- the cysS gene encoding cysteine--tRNA ligase, whose protein sequence is MSIEIEKKSIQIYNSLTGRKELFQPIHKGYVGIYVCGPTVYHHLHLGNCRTFILFDFVFRYFKHLGYKVRYVRNITDVGHLNNGEDKILNKSRIEGLEPMEIVQKYTISFHYLLNIFNAIPPSIEPTATGHIIDQIDIIQELIKKDLAYEKNGSVYFDIKNYRKNHSYGIMSQNKIDKLLVQKQNFLGDKRSFQDFSLWKKAKKNHIMNWNSPWGKGFPGWHIECTTMSTKYLGEIFDIHGGGLDLKFPHHECELAQAIGAYNNNPAHYWMHTNMLIFNGKKMSKSTGNYFLLKDLISPYGCKKTFHPTIIRFFILKSHYRSILNFSNKGIMDAEKGYYRLMNAMKLLNHFSIEKKTIKNNSLNVIQWIKNCYKAINDDFNTPLLISHLFKVTHLLNSSFIHEMDTKDINLLKKYMNYFVFDILGLQIVERNILENDSKKLKILIERLIKIRTEERKKKNWILSDKIREELSNIGISLHDEKIIL, encoded by the coding sequence ATGAGTATAGAGATAGAGAAAAAAAGTATACAAATATACAATTCTTTGACTGGAAGAAAAGAATTATTTCAACCTATTCATAAGGGATATGTAGGAATTTATGTATGTGGTCCTACAGTTTATCATCATCTACATTTGGGAAACTGTAGGACTTTTATTTTATTTGATTTTGTTTTTCGTTACTTCAAACACTTAGGGTATAAAGTACGTTATGTAAGAAATATTACGGATGTAGGACATTTAAATAATGGAGAAGATAAAATTTTAAATAAATCTCGTATAGAAGGACTTGAACCTATGGAAATTGTTCAAAAATATACCATATCTTTCCATTATCTATTAAATATTTTCAATGCAATACCTCCAAGCATTGAGCCTACAGCTACGGGTCATATTATAGACCAAATTGATATTATTCAAGAATTGATTAAAAAGGATCTTGCTTATGAAAAAAATGGTTCTGTTTATTTTGATATAAAAAATTATAGGAAGAACCATTCCTATGGAATTATGAGTCAAAACAAAATAGATAAACTGTTGGTCCAAAAACAAAATTTTTTAGGGGATAAACGTAGTTTCCAAGATTTTTCTCTTTGGAAAAAAGCAAAAAAAAATCATATAATGAATTGGAATTCTCCGTGGGGAAAAGGATTTCCAGGTTGGCACATAGAATGTACTACTATGAGTACAAAATATTTGGGAGAAATTTTTGATATTCACGGTGGAGGTTTAGATTTAAAGTTTCCCCATCACGAATGTGAATTAGCACAAGCTATAGGCGCTTATAATAATAATCCTGCACATTATTGGATGCATACGAATATGCTCATTTTCAATGGAAAAAAAATGAGTAAGTCGACAGGAAATTACTTCTTGTTAAAAGATTTAATTTCCCCATATGGTTGTAAAAAAACTTTTCATCCAACCATTATTCGATTTTTTATCCTAAAATCTCATTATCGTAGTATTTTAAATTTTTCCAATAAAGGAATTATGGATGCGGAAAAAGGATACTATCGTTTAATGAATGCAATGAAACTATTAAATCATTTCTCTATTGAAAAGAAAACTATAAAAAATAATTCATTGAATGTTATTCAGTGGATAAAAAACTGTTATAAAGCCATAAATGATGATTTCAATACTCCTTTATTAATCTCTCATCTATTTAAAGTAACTCATCTTCTTAATTCTTCTTTCATCCATGAAATGGATACGAAAGATATAAATTTATTGAAGAAATATATGAATTATTTTGTTTTTGATATTCTTGGTCTTCAAATAGTTGAAAGAAATATTTTAGAAAATGATTCTAAAAAATTAAAAATTCTTATTGAAAGATTAATAAAAATTCGTACAGAAGAAAGAAAGAAAAAGAATTGGATTCTTTCGGATAAAATCAGAGAGGAATTATCGAACATAGGAATTTCATTACATGATGAAAAAATTATTTTATAA
- the folE gene encoding GTP cyclohydrolase I FolE encodes MGEKKDTIFHLEENHENPLRNDAFLMSDEEKINQIEKHFFHIMEILGLDMNNDSLRSTPRRVAKMFIQEIFSGINPKTYPKVSTFENKYQYNQMLIEKNITIYSTCEHHFLPIVGKAHVGYISNGKVIGLSKINRIVNYYAKRPQVQERLTIQIVKSLQKILETKNVACVIEAKHLCVNSRGIRDIDTRTITAELVGNFKNNSEIRREFFHYIGIS; translated from the coding sequence ATGGGAGAAAAAAAAGATACTATTTTCCATTTGGAAGAAAATCATGAAAATCCACTACGTAACGATGCATTTCTTATGAGCGATGAAGAAAAAATTAATCAAATAGAAAAACATTTTTTTCATATTATGGAGATCTTAGGATTAGATATGAATAATGATAGTTTACGTAGTACACCTAGACGTGTAGCAAAAATGTTCATACAAGAAATATTTAGCGGAATTAATCCAAAAACTTATCCTAAAGTATCCACATTTGAAAACAAATATCAATATAATCAGATGTTAATAGAAAAAAATATCACGATTTATTCCACATGTGAACATCATTTTCTTCCTATTGTTGGAAAAGCTCACGTTGGTTATATTTCCAATGGGAAAGTTATTGGTCTTTCTAAAATTAATAGAATTGTCAATTATTATGCCAAAAGACCACAAGTTCAAGAACGTTTAACCATACAAATCGTAAAATCTTTGCAAAAGATACTGGAGACCAAAAATGTTGCTTGTGTCATAGAAGCCAAACATTTATGTGTGAATTCTCGTGGAATTAGAGATATAGATACCAGAACCATTACTGCTGAATTGGTAGGAAATTTTAAAAATAATTCTGAAATTAGAAGAGAATTTTTCCATTATATTGGAATTTCCTAA
- the nadE gene encoding NAD(+) synthase, whose amino-acid sequence MNAKKIVEYIVSWLEKYIKKSKSNGFIIGISGGIDSSVTSMLVAMTNYPTLILEMPILEKNKNLLSNKHVDFLQSRFLNVHHLKKDLSSLYSSFCHIVEDHSSSNLSLANLKSRIRMVTLYYYANRNNYLVVGTGNKVEDFGVGFFTKYGDGGVDIHPIADLNKSEIRFIAKELNILDGIQKAKPTDGLWEDQRSDEDQLEATYEELEWAMKITEKKKKINCDEFEGREYDIMKRYQILHKKNRHKIIPIPICHIPSSIKKKIE is encoded by the coding sequence ATGAACGCAAAAAAAATAGTTGAATATATTGTATCATGGCTTGAAAAATACATAAAAAAATCTAAATCAAATGGTTTTATCATTGGAATATCCGGAGGAATAGATTCCTCTGTCACATCCATGTTAGTAGCTATGACTAATTATCCAACTTTAATATTAGAAATGCCTATATTAGAAAAAAATAAAAATTTGCTATCCAACAAACATGTAGATTTTTTACAATCCAGATTTTTAAATGTTCATCATCTAAAAAAAGATTTGTCTTCCTTATACAGTTCCTTTTGTCATATAGTAGAAGACCATTCATCTTCTAATTTATCCCTAGCAAATTTAAAATCTCGTATACGTATGGTTACGTTATATTATTACGCTAATAGAAATAATTATCTAGTAGTGGGAACTGGGAATAAAGTGGAAGATTTTGGAGTTGGATTTTTTACAAAATATGGAGATGGAGGAGTAGATATCCATCCCATAGCGGATTTAAATAAAAGTGAAATACGTTTTATAGCTAAAGAATTAAACATTCTTGATGGAATACAAAAAGCAAAACCTACGGATGGATTGTGGGAAGACCAAAGATCCGATGAAGATCAGTTAGAAGCAACTTATGAAGAGTTAGAATGGGCAATGAAAATTACAGAAAAAAAGAAAAAAATCAATTGTGATGAATTTGAAGGAAGGGAATACGATATCATGAAAAGATATCAAATATTACATAAAAAAAATAGACATAAAATTATTCCTATTCCTATCTGTCATATTCCTAGTTCTATTAAAAAGAAAATTGAATAA
- the tsaB gene encoding tRNA (adenosine(37)-N6)-threonylcarbamoyltransferase complex dimerization subunit type 1 TsaB, with protein sequence MSLILNLETSTTNCSVSIAKNGVCIASIEENSDQYLHSEKLHTFIQYAIKISKIDINDLQSICVSKGPGSYTSLRIGISAAKGLCYSLGIPLLSLDALTVMSQKVDVKDGFLIPMIHAKSDLFYTSLFNESKKRLCPISIKKFNEDSFKSITKDKKVYIFGNINLTERKLFTNLFHFIHRIYPSAMDMSFLSYVKFCDKKFNNIEKFIPFYL encoded by the coding sequence ATGTCCTTAATTCTTAATTTAGAAACTTCTACAACAAATTGTTCAGTAAGCATTGCAAAAAACGGGGTGTGTATTGCTTCTATAGAAGAAAATTCTGATCAATATCTTCATTCAGAAAAATTACATACATTTATACAATATGCTATCAAAATTTCAAAAATTGATATCAATGATTTGCAATCAATATGTGTAAGCAAAGGTCCGGGATCTTACACTTCTTTAAGAATAGGGATATCTGCGGCTAAAGGATTATGTTATTCCTTAGGAATTCCATTATTATCGTTGGATGCTTTAACAGTTATGAGTCAAAAAGTAGATGTAAAAGATGGATTTTTAATTCCCATGATACATGCGAAATCAGACCTTTTTTATACTTCTTTATTTAACGAATCCAAAAAGAGATTATGTCCTATTTCTATAAAAAAATTTAATGAAGATAGTTTCAAATCCATTACAAAGGATAAAAAAGTATATATATTTGGAAATATTAATCTTACAGAAAGAAAGTTATTTACAAATCTTTTTCATTTCATTCATCGTATTTATCCATCGGCAATGGATATGTCTTTTCTTTCTTATGTGAAATTTTGTGATAAAAAGTTTAATAACATTGAAAAATTTATTCCTTTTTATTTGTAA